In a single window of the Frondihabitans peucedani genome:
- the alaS gene encoding alanine--tRNA ligase: MLTADIRNRWLQFFGDRGHTVVPSASLVSDDPSLLFVVAGMVPFIPYLSGLVPAPYPRATSVQKVIRTNDIEEVGKTPRHGTFFQMNGNFSFGDYFKEQAISYAWELLTTSEADGGLGFDPEDLWVTVYKDDDEAIALWKKIAGLPDERIQRLDKDTNYWHTGQPGPAGPCSEIFFDRGPAYGIDGGPATDDDRYVEIWNLVFMQYQIENVRSKVDFDIVRELPHKNIDTGMGLERVAFLKQGVDNMYEIDQVRPVLDRASELSGRRYGADHEDDIRMRIIADHVRSALMLMSDGVTPSNEGRGYILRRLMRRTIRSMRLLGVEGATFPELFAASRDAMKAAYPEVETDYDRISRLAFAEEETFLRTLSAGTSILDEAVAATKSAQEPQLKGDTAFLLHDTFGFPIDLTLEIAEEAGLSVDRSAFDSLMAEQRSRAKADAKSRKVALADLSVYSAFRAAGETVFTGYDYLDTDSTILGIIVDGQSVDKAVAGDIAEVILRETSLYAESGGQEADAGSIVGNGFDLEVLDVQKPVKGLISHRVQVRSGEVGVGQAATSVVDPVYRRGATQAHSATHLIHAALRQVLGPEAHQAGSYNKAGYMRLDFNWSNPLSPDTRSEIEDIANQKIRDDLQVTTRILPLDEARAAGAMALFGEKYGDEVRMVDIGGPWSRELCAGTHVSTSSQIGLINLVGESSIGSTNRRVESLVGVDAFRDFAAERAIVGQLTSSLKAPREQLPERIAALAADLKAAEKRIAEFEAAALATRVPSLVEKASTLGALTVVIESVGQVKSSDELRSLAMNVRERLGASSASVVALAADVSGKPAVIVATTPGARDTGVKAGALARTAAGILGGGGGGKDDLAQGGGSDLSAIPAALSAIGDALRG; this comes from the coding sequence ATGCTGACCGCAGACATCCGTAACCGCTGGCTCCAGTTCTTCGGCGATCGGGGGCACACCGTCGTGCCCTCGGCCTCGCTCGTGAGCGACGACCCGAGCCTGCTCTTCGTCGTCGCCGGCATGGTCCCCTTCATCCCCTACCTGTCCGGGCTCGTCCCCGCGCCGTACCCCCGCGCCACGAGCGTGCAGAAGGTCATCCGCACCAACGACATCGAAGAGGTCGGCAAGACCCCGCGCCACGGCACGTTCTTCCAGATGAACGGCAACTTTTCGTTCGGCGACTACTTCAAGGAGCAGGCGATCTCCTACGCCTGGGAGCTCCTCACGACGAGCGAGGCCGACGGCGGCCTCGGCTTCGACCCCGAAGACCTCTGGGTCACCGTCTACAAAGACGACGACGAGGCCATCGCGCTCTGGAAGAAGATCGCCGGCCTGCCCGACGAGCGCATCCAGCGCCTCGACAAAGACACCAACTACTGGCACACCGGCCAGCCCGGTCCCGCCGGGCCCTGCTCCGAGATCTTCTTCGACCGCGGGCCCGCCTACGGCATCGACGGCGGCCCGGCCACCGACGACGACCGGTACGTCGAGATCTGGAACCTCGTGTTCATGCAGTACCAGATCGAGAACGTCCGCTCGAAGGTCGACTTCGACATCGTCCGCGAGCTCCCGCACAAGAACATCGACACCGGCATGGGCCTCGAGCGCGTCGCGTTCCTCAAGCAGGGCGTCGACAACATGTACGAGATCGACCAGGTGCGCCCCGTCCTCGACCGCGCGTCCGAGCTCTCGGGTCGCCGCTACGGTGCCGACCACGAAGACGACATCCGCATGCGGATCATCGCCGACCACGTCCGCTCCGCGCTCATGCTCATGAGCGACGGCGTGACGCCGTCGAACGAGGGCCGCGGCTACATCCTCCGGCGCCTCATGCGCCGCACCATCCGCTCGATGCGCCTGCTCGGCGTCGAGGGCGCGACCTTCCCCGAGCTGTTCGCGGCGTCCCGCGACGCCATGAAGGCCGCCTACCCGGAGGTCGAGACCGACTACGACCGCATCTCCCGCCTGGCGTTCGCCGAGGAGGAGACCTTCCTCCGCACCCTCAGCGCCGGCACGAGCATCCTCGACGAGGCCGTGGCCGCGACCAAGAGCGCCCAGGAGCCCCAGTTGAAGGGCGACACGGCCTTCCTGCTCCACGACACCTTCGGCTTCCCGATCGACCTCACCCTCGAGATCGCCGAGGAGGCCGGCCTGTCGGTCGACCGCTCCGCCTTCGACTCGCTGATGGCCGAGCAGCGCTCCCGAGCCAAGGCCGACGCGAAGTCGCGCAAGGTGGCCCTCGCCGACCTCAGCGTGTACTCCGCCTTCCGAGCGGCCGGCGAGACCGTCTTCACGGGCTACGACTACCTCGACACCGACTCGACGATCCTCGGCATCATCGTCGACGGGCAGTCCGTCGACAAGGCCGTCGCCGGCGACATCGCCGAGGTGATCCTGCGCGAGACCTCGCTCTACGCCGAGTCCGGCGGCCAGGAGGCCGACGCGGGCAGCATCGTGGGCAACGGCTTCGACCTCGAGGTGCTCGACGTGCAGAAGCCGGTGAAGGGCCTCATCAGCCACCGCGTGCAGGTGCGCTCCGGCGAGGTCGGCGTCGGTCAGGCCGCGACGAGCGTCGTCGACCCGGTCTACCGGCGAGGCGCCACGCAGGCGCACTCCGCGACGCACCTCATCCACGCCGCGCTCCGCCAGGTGCTCGGCCCGGAGGCCCACCAGGCCGGCTCGTACAACAAGGCCGGCTACATGCGGCTCGACTTCAACTGGTCGAACCCGCTGTCTCCCGACACCCGGTCCGAGATCGAGGACATCGCCAACCAGAAGATCCGCGACGACCTCCAGGTGACTACGCGCATCCTGCCCCTCGACGAGGCGCGCGCCGCCGGCGCGATGGCGCTGTTCGGCGAGAAGTACGGCGACGAGGTCCGCATGGTCGACATCGGCGGGCCCTGGTCGCGCGAGCTGTGCGCCGGGACGCACGTCTCGACCTCGTCGCAGATCGGTCTGATCAACCTGGTGGGGGAGTCGTCGATCGGCTCGACGAACCGCCGGGTCGAGTCGCTCGTCGGAGTCGACGCGTTCCGCGACTTCGCCGCCGAGCGCGCGATCGTCGGCCAGCTGACGTCGTCCCTCAAGGCCCCGCGCGAGCAGCTGCCGGAGCGGATCGCCGCCCTCGCGGCCGACCTCAAGGCCGCCGAGAAGCGGATCGCCGAGTTCGAGGCCGCGGCTCTCGCCACCCGCGTGCCCTCACTGGTCGAGAAGGCGTCGACCCTCGGCGCGCTCACCGTCGTCATCGAGTCCGTGGGCCAGGTGAAGTCGTCCGACGAGCTCCGCAGCCTCGCGATGAACGTCCGCGAGCGTCTCGGCGCCTCGTCGGCGTCGGTCGTCGCTCTCGCAGCCGACGTCTCCGGCAAGCCCGCGGTCATCGTCGCCACGACACCCGGCGCCCGCGACACCGGGGTCAAGGCCGGTGCGCTGGCCCGGACCGCCGCGGGCATCCTCGGGGGCGGCGGCGGCGGCAAAGACGACCTCGCCCAGGGCGGCGGCTCCGACCTGTCGGCGATCCCCGCAGCCCTGTCGGCCATCGGCGACGCCCTCCGCGGGTGA
- the rpsD gene encoding 30S ribosomal protein S4, which yields MSTKSRTRSKTRLSRALGIALTPKAARYLEKRPYAPGEHGRTKRKTDSDYAVRLREKQRLRAQYGIREAQLKIVFEEARKSRGLTGENLVELLEERLDALVVRAGFARTTAQARQMVVHRHILVDGKLVDRPSFRVKPGQMIHVKPKSESMEIFQVAAAGGHVDVLPKVPAYLEVEIDKLQARLVRRPKRAEVPVTCEVQLVVEYYAAR from the coding sequence TTGTCTACCAAGTCCCGCACCCGCTCGAAGACGCGCCTCTCGCGCGCCCTCGGCATCGCCCTCACCCCGAAGGCCGCCCGCTACCTCGAGAAGCGTCCCTACGCTCCGGGCGAGCACGGCCGCACCAAGCGCAAGACCGACAGCGACTACGCCGTCCGCCTCCGCGAGAAGCAGCGTCTGCGCGCCCAGTACGGCATCCGCGAGGCCCAGCTCAAGATCGTCTTCGAAGAGGCCCGCAAGTCGCGCGGTCTGACCGGTGAGAACCTGGTCGAGCTGCTCGAGGAGCGTCTCGACGCCCTCGTGGTCCGCGCCGGCTTCGCCCGCACCACGGCTCAGGCCCGCCAGATGGTGGTCCACCGCCACATCCTCGTCGACGGCAAGCTCGTCGACCGCCCCTCCTTCCGCGTGAAGCCGGGTCAGATGATCCACGTCAAGCCGAAGTCCGAGTCGATGGAGATCTTCCAGGTCGCTGCTGCCGGCGGTCACGTCGACGTGCTCCCGAAGGTCCCGGCCTACCTCGAGGTCGAGATCGACAAGCTGCAGGCCCGCCTCGTGCGCCGCCCGAAGCGCGCCGAGGTCCCCGTGACCTGCGAGGTCCAGCTGGTCGTCGAGTACTACGCGGCCCGCTAG
- a CDS encoding replication-associated recombination protein A, translated as MRPTSLDEVAGQKHLLRPGSPLVQLASDTTGESGAVSVILWGPPGTGKTTLAQAVAHSSGRQFVELSAVTAGVKDVRAVMEKALSNRDLYGTTTVLFLDEIHRFTKAQQDALLPGVENGWIILIAATTENPSFSVITPLLSRSLLLTLEQLSDDDLRELVLRAVHDVRGLAGAVEVDDDALAMIVRLASGDARRALTALEASAQSAWALLETEWFAGSRGTDLDGTDLAELDPTGETGEIGDDDDDGPDGDGGADDDASGAFLSPSVPVVTAELVAQSVDRALLRYDRNGDEHYDVISAFIKSVRGSDVDAALHYLARMIEAGEDPRFIARRVIISAAEDIGMADPQALVIAMAAADAVQLIGMPEGRIPLAEAVVYLATAPKSNRSYLALDQAIADVRAGKAGRVPKHLRDAHYPGAKRLGHGKGYKYSHDSDFGVVEQQYLPDTLLGSTYYDPTANGNERDVAARLEKLRRITRGE; from the coding sequence ATGCGGCCGACCAGTCTCGACGAGGTCGCGGGCCAGAAGCACCTCCTGCGGCCGGGGTCGCCCCTGGTCCAGCTCGCCTCCGACACCACCGGTGAGTCGGGCGCCGTCTCGGTCATCCTCTGGGGGCCGCCCGGCACCGGCAAGACCACTCTCGCGCAGGCGGTGGCGCACTCGTCGGGCCGGCAGTTCGTCGAGCTGTCCGCCGTGACCGCCGGCGTCAAAGACGTCCGTGCGGTCATGGAGAAGGCGCTGTCGAACCGCGACCTGTACGGCACGACCACGGTCCTCTTCCTCGACGAGATCCACCGCTTCACGAAGGCCCAGCAAGACGCACTGCTGCCGGGCGTCGAGAACGGCTGGATCATCCTGATCGCGGCCACCACCGAGAACCCCTCCTTCTCGGTGATCACACCCCTCCTGTCCCGCTCTCTTCTCCTCACGCTCGAGCAGCTGAGCGACGATGACCTCCGCGAGCTCGTCCTCCGCGCCGTCCACGACGTCCGGGGGCTGGCCGGCGCCGTCGAGGTCGACGACGACGCCCTCGCCATGATCGTGCGGCTCGCCTCGGGCGACGCCCGGCGGGCACTCACGGCGCTCGAGGCCTCGGCGCAGTCGGCGTGGGCCCTCCTCGAGACCGAGTGGTTCGCAGGATCCCGGGGCACCGACCTCGACGGCACCGACCTGGCCGAGCTCGACCCGACCGGCGAGACGGGCGAGATCGGCGACGACGACGACGACGGGCCCGACGGTGACGGCGGCGCCGACGACGACGCCTCCGGCGCCTTCCTCTCTCCCTCTGTCCCGGTGGTCACCGCCGAGCTGGTCGCGCAGTCGGTCGATCGTGCTCTGCTCCGGTACGACCGCAACGGCGACGAGCACTACGACGTCATCAGCGCCTTCATCAAGAGCGTGCGGGGCTCCGACGTCGACGCCGCCCTGCACTACCTGGCACGCATGATCGAGGCCGGAGAAGACCCCCGGTTCATCGCGCGCCGCGTCATCATCTCCGCCGCCGAGGACATCGGCATGGCCGACCCGCAGGCGCTCGTGATCGCCATGGCCGCCGCCGACGCCGTGCAGCTGATCGGCATGCCGGAGGGCCGGATCCCGCTGGCCGAGGCGGTCGTCTACCTGGCCACCGCTCCGAAGTCGAACCGCTCCTACCTGGCGCTCGATCAGGCGATCGCCGATGTCCGCGCCGGCAAGGCCGGCCGCGTGCCGAAGCACCTGCGCGACGCGCACTATCCCGGCGCCAAGCGCCTCGGCCACGGCAAGGGCTACAAGTACTCGCACGACTCCGACTTCGGCGTGGTCGAGCAGCAGTACCTCCCCGACACCCTGCTCGGGTCGACCTACTACGACCCCACCGCGAACGGCAACGAGCGAGACGTGGCGGCGCGCCTCGAGAAGCTGCGCAGGATCACGCGCGGCGAGTGA
- a CDS encoding peptidylprolyl isomerase, with product MTPSKNQDRESRERLRRYTARQKVHEGQVRRRKRDNIAAVVAVVLIGALGTGSQIFYAHGGFNPQKPSASASASASATPSASATEGANTGDVPAASIAENRSWTGTMILNKNVRLGIELDGKKAPQATAVLVSLIEKGFYEGTHCWRMSNAPTAKFLQCGAAKADGTGDAGFQFGPLENVPSDNDYTTGVIAMARASSPSSQATQFFIVYGDTVLDGSTGGYTVVGKVTSGLSSLEKGITDKGLTAVNSANDGSPKVATTITAATIR from the coding sequence GTGACACCGAGCAAGAACCAGGACCGCGAATCGCGCGAGAGGCTCCGCCGGTACACGGCACGGCAGAAGGTGCACGAGGGTCAGGTCCGGCGCCGGAAGCGCGACAACATCGCCGCCGTCGTCGCTGTCGTCCTGATCGGGGCCCTGGGGACCGGTTCGCAGATCTTCTACGCGCACGGCGGGTTCAACCCCCAGAAGCCGAGCGCGTCGGCCTCGGCGTCAGCGTCGGCGACGCCCTCCGCCTCCGCGACCGAGGGCGCGAACACGGGCGACGTCCCGGCGGCGTCGATCGCCGAGAACCGCTCCTGGACCGGGACGATGATCCTCAACAAGAACGTGCGGCTCGGCATCGAGCTCGACGGGAAGAAGGCTCCGCAGGCCACCGCCGTCTTGGTCAGCCTGATCGAGAAGGGCTTCTACGAGGGCACGCACTGCTGGCGCATGAGCAATGCCCCGACCGCGAAGTTCCTCCAGTGCGGTGCGGCCAAGGCCGACGGCACCGGCGACGCGGGCTTCCAGTTCGGGCCGCTCGAGAACGTCCCGAGCGACAACGACTACACCACCGGGGTCATCGCGATGGCCCGCGCGTCTTCCCCCTCGTCACAGGCCACGCAGTTCTTCATCGTCTACGGCGACACGGTCCTCGACGGCTCGACGGGCGGCTACACGGTGGTCGGCAAGGTCACCTCGGGTCTCTCCTCGCTCGAGAAGGGCATCACCGACAAGGGCCTCACCGCGGTCAACAGCGCGAACGACGGCTCCCCCAAGGTGGCCACGACCATCACGGCAGCCACCATCCGATAG
- a CDS encoding DUF349 domain-containing protein — MATNDQAPWGRVADDGTVYVREADGERAVGQYPDATPEEALAYYERKFTELAGQVTLLEQRVKRGASAADVSKAVAHLRDALAEPSAVGDIEALRTRVGALDTTVVELTQQQSAEAQEAQAEAIAYRTTLVVEAEQLAAQDPARVQWKQVTASIDDIFARWQKHQQEGPRIPKGEGNELWKRFRAARSTIDAHRKAFYAELDSVHRDARQRKQALVEQADGLAPKGADGIPAYRGLLEDWKRAGRAGKKYDDALWARFKAAGDVLYSAKTAIVAQDEAEYEGNLEAKLALLDEAEPILTMTDRTKARDALISVQKRFDEIGRVPRDKVRPVEDRLRKIENHVRALDDDFWQKNNPERKARSEGLAGQLQDAIAKLEVELSEAQASGDQRAIKDAREALDARKIWLDALGS, encoded by the coding sequence GTGGCTACGAACGATCAGGCGCCCTGGGGCCGAGTCGCCGACGACGGGACGGTCTACGTCCGCGAAGCCGACGGCGAGCGGGCCGTCGGTCAGTACCCCGACGCGACGCCCGAAGAGGCGCTCGCCTACTACGAGCGCAAGTTCACCGAGCTGGCCGGCCAGGTCACCCTCCTCGAACAGCGCGTGAAGCGCGGGGCCTCTGCCGCCGACGTGTCGAAGGCCGTCGCGCACCTCCGCGACGCTCTCGCCGAGCCGAGCGCCGTGGGCGACATCGAGGCTCTCCGCACCCGCGTGGGCGCTCTCGACACCACCGTCGTCGAGCTGACGCAGCAGCAGAGCGCGGAGGCGCAGGAGGCTCAGGCCGAGGCGATCGCCTACCGCACGACCCTGGTCGTCGAGGCCGAGCAGCTCGCCGCTCAAGATCCTGCCCGCGTCCAGTGGAAGCAGGTCACCGCCTCGATCGACGACATCTTCGCCCGCTGGCAGAAGCACCAGCAGGAGGGGCCGCGCATCCCCAAGGGCGAGGGCAACGAGCTCTGGAAGCGCTTCCGCGCCGCCCGCTCGACGATCGATGCGCACCGCAAGGCGTTCTACGCCGAGCTCGACTCCGTCCACCGCGACGCCCGCCAGCGCAAGCAGGCCCTCGTCGAGCAGGCCGACGGGCTCGCGCCGAAGGGCGCCGACGGCATCCCGGCCTACCGGGGCCTCCTCGAGGACTGGAAGCGCGCCGGCCGTGCCGGCAAGAAGTACGACGACGCCCTCTGGGCCAGGTTCAAGGCGGCGGGCGACGTGCTCTACTCCGCCAAGACCGCGATCGTCGCGCAAGACGAGGCCGAGTACGAGGGCAACCTCGAGGCCAAGCTCGCCCTGCTCGACGAGGCCGAGCCGATCCTGACCATGACCGACCGCACGAAGGCGCGCGACGCCCTCATCTCGGTGCAGAAGCGCTTCGACGAGATCGGGCGGGTGCCCCGCGACAAGGTCCGCCCCGTCGAAGACCGGCTCCGCAAGATCGAGAACCACGTCCGGGCACTCGACGACGACTTCTGGCAGAAGAACAACCCCGAGCGCAAGGCGCGCTCGGAGGGCTTGGCCGGTCAGCTCCAGGACGCCATCGCCAAGCTCGAGGTCGAGCTGTCGGAGGCACAGGCGTCCGGCGACCAGCGGGCCATCAAAGACGCCCGCGAGGCGCTCGACGCTCGAAAGATCTGGCTCGACGCCCTCGGCTCCTGA
- a CDS encoding bifunctional (p)ppGpp synthetase/guanosine-3',5'-bis(diphosphate) 3'-pyrophosphohydrolase, producing MTTDITTTDTSAPGAAGTPAGQPAPNAASLRTLLPRLFSRSQPAGAVDRLIKTVRMHHPKVDLSIIDRAYATADTAHTGQLRKSGEPYITHPVAVAQILADLGIGPKTIAAALLHDTVEDTDYTLDMLRRDFGDEIAMLVDGVTKLDKLKYGDSAQAETVRKMVVAMSKDIRVLVIKLADRLHNARTWGFVESASATRKATETLEIYAPLAHRLGIQTIKWELEDLSFAVLHPKLYVEIDSLVKQRTPQREQFVQNVINAVKSDLKSSKIRGDVVGRPKQYYSIYQKMIVRGREFDEIYDLVGIRVLVNSLRDCYAVLGSIHARWNPIPGRFKDYIATPKFNLYQSLHTTVIGPKGRPVEIQIRTHEMHQRAEFGVAAHWKYKQRMNGGRDNLSDPKTETDMAWLAHISDWQAETADPSEFLDSLRFEIGAKEVYVFTPQGKVIGLPSGATPVDFAYAVHTEVGHRTMGAKVNGRLVPLESTLTSGDVVEVFTSKNPDSGPSQDWLAFVKSPRARNKIRQWFTKERRDEAVEQGKDAIARAMRKQNLPLQKLMSQDSIAEVAAAMRYDDLTALYAAVGEGHISTQSVIEKILAAVQTQTDEDTDLDLEFPSKGRQRPIRNSDSGVLVRGAPDILVKLAKCCTPVPGDQIVGFITRGQGVSVHQATCHNVQSLMNEPERMIDVSWAPSSKSVFLVQIQIEALDRSGLLSDVTRVLSEHHVNILSATVSTSSERLALSRFVFEMGDTTHLDRVLNAVRRIDAVYDVYRVSGG from the coding sequence ATGACGACCGACATCACCACGACCGACACGTCTGCGCCCGGTGCCGCCGGAACGCCGGCCGGCCAGCCTGCTCCGAATGCCGCGTCTCTCCGCACGCTGCTCCCGAGGCTGTTCTCCCGGAGCCAGCCCGCCGGCGCCGTCGACCGCCTGATCAAGACGGTCAGGATGCACCACCCGAAGGTCGACCTGTCGATCATCGATCGCGCCTACGCCACGGCCGACACTGCCCACACCGGGCAGCTGCGGAAGAGCGGCGAGCCCTACATCACGCACCCGGTCGCGGTGGCCCAGATCCTGGCCGACCTCGGCATCGGTCCGAAGACGATCGCTGCCGCGCTGCTGCACGACACGGTCGAGGACACCGACTACACGCTCGACATGCTCCGCCGCGACTTCGGCGACGAGATCGCCATGCTCGTCGACGGCGTCACCAAGCTCGACAAGCTGAAGTACGGCGACAGTGCCCAGGCCGAGACGGTCCGGAAGATGGTCGTGGCGATGTCGAAAGACATCCGCGTGCTCGTCATCAAGCTGGCCGACCGCCTGCACAACGCCCGCACCTGGGGCTTCGTCGAGTCGGCCTCGGCGACCCGGAAGGCGACCGAGACCCTCGAGATCTACGCGCCGCTGGCCCACCGCCTCGGAATCCAGACCATCAAGTGGGAGCTCGAAGACCTCTCGTTCGCGGTGCTGCACCCGAAGCTCTACGTCGAGATCGACAGCCTCGTCAAGCAGCGCACCCCGCAGCGCGAGCAGTTCGTGCAGAACGTCATCAACGCCGTCAAGAGCGACCTCAAGTCGTCGAAGATCCGGGGCGACGTCGTTGGGCGGCCGAAGCAGTACTACTCGATCTACCAGAAGATGATCGTGCGCGGCCGCGAGTTCGACGAGATCTACGACCTGGTCGGCATCCGCGTCCTGGTGAACAGCCTGCGCGACTGCTACGCCGTGCTGGGCTCGATCCACGCGCGCTGGAACCCGATCCCGGGCCGCTTCAAGGACTACATCGCGACGCCGAAGTTCAACCTCTACCAGTCGCTGCACACGACGGTCATCGGCCCCAAGGGCCGCCCGGTCGAGATCCAGATCCGCACGCACGAGATGCACCAGCGGGCCGAGTTCGGCGTCGCCGCGCACTGGAAGTACAAGCAGCGCATGAACGGCGGTCGCGACAACCTCAGCGACCCCAAGACCGAGACCGACATGGCGTGGCTCGCGCACATCTCCGACTGGCAGGCCGAGACGGCCGACCCGTCGGAGTTCCTCGACAGCCTGCGCTTCGAGATCGGCGCGAAGGAGGTCTACGTCTTCACCCCCCAGGGCAAGGTCATCGGCCTGCCCTCGGGTGCGACTCCGGTCGACTTCGCCTACGCCGTCCACACCGAGGTCGGCCACCGCACCATGGGCGCGAAGGTCAACGGCCGACTGGTGCCCCTCGAGTCGACGCTCACCTCGGGCGACGTCGTCGAGGTCTTCACCTCGAAGAACCCCGACTCGGGCCCCTCGCAAGACTGGCTCGCCTTCGTCAAGAGCCCTCGCGCCCGCAACAAGATCCGGCAGTGGTTCACCAAGGAGCGCCGCGACGAGGCCGTCGAGCAGGGCAAGGACGCCATCGCTCGCGCCATGCGCAAGCAGAACCTCCCTCTTCAGAAGCTCATGAGCCAGGACTCCATCGCCGAGGTGGCGGCCGCCATGCGCTACGACGACCTCACCGCGCTCTACGCGGCCGTCGGCGAGGGCCACATCTCGACCCAGTCGGTCATCGAGAAGATCCTCGCCGCCGTCCAGACGCAGACCGACGAAGACACCGACCTCGACCTCGAGTTCCCGTCGAAGGGCCGGCAGCGTCCGATCCGCAACAGCGACTCGGGCGTCCTCGTCCGCGGAGCCCCCGACATCCTGGTCAAGCTCGCCAAGTGCTGCACGCCGGTGCCGGGCGACCAGATCGTCGGCTTCATCACGCGCGGCCAGGGCGTCAGCGTGCACCAGGCGACGTGCCACAACGTGCAGAGCCTGATGAACGAGCCCGAGCGCATGATCGACGTCTCGTGGGCGCCGTCGTCGAAGAGCGTGTTCCTGGTGCAGATCCAGATCGAGGCCCTCGATCGGTCGGGGCTGCTCAGCGACGTGACCCGCGTGCTGTCGGAGCATCACGTCAACATCCTGTCGGCCACGGTCTCGACCTCCTCCGAGCGCCTGGCCCTCAGCCGCTTCGTCTTCGAGATGGGCGACACGACCCACCTCGACCGGGTGCTGAACGCGGTGCGCAGGATCGACGCGGTCTACGACGTCTACCGCGTCAGCGGCGGCTGA
- a CDS encoding rhodanese-like domain-containing protein: MSDEREMITAQEAIAEVQKGAYLLDVREQHEWDAGHASAAHLLPMSELNARVSEVPTDREVLVVCHVGGRSAQVTAALRQHGYDAVDVLGGMIAWQDADGELTSENGRAPSVG, from the coding sequence GTGAGCGACGAGCGCGAGATGATCACCGCCCAGGAGGCTATCGCCGAGGTACAGAAAGGCGCCTACCTGCTCGACGTCCGTGAGCAGCACGAGTGGGACGCCGGCCACGCGTCGGCCGCCCACCTCCTGCCCATGTCCGAGCTGAACGCCCGGGTGTCCGAGGTGCCGACCGACCGCGAGGTGCTGGTCGTCTGCCACGTCGGGGGCCGGTCCGCTCAGGTCACCGCCGCCCTTCGCCAGCACGGCTACGACGCCGTCGACGTCCTCGGCGGCATGATCGCGTGGCAGGACGCTGACGGCGAACTGACCAGCGAGAACGGCCGCGCGCCGTCGGTCGGCTGA
- the secF gene encoding protein translocase subunit SecF — MASFSKFGNDLYTGARSYNIVGRRKIWYGIAVLMILASVLIPIARGGFQFSIDFTGGSEFQISGLKNPDQTIATDTVTKFDSKATPLVSTVAGTTVRVQTNQLTTQQTDRLGNQLAEAYGVPQKNVATSFIGATWGGDITTQAIRGLVIFLILAAIFMTIYFRTWKMAAAAMVSLIHDLVITAGVYGILGFQVSPAAVIGFLTILGYSLYDTVVVFDKIRENNAEDKNGSSRTFGESVNLAVNQTLVRSINTSVVALLPVAAILFIGSLLLGAGTLRDISLSLFIGILVGTYSTIFIAAPVYAQIRGNEVGVQKSDAKKSKAQVAS; from the coding sequence ATGGCCAGCTTCTCCAAGTTCGGAAACGACCTCTACACCGGGGCCCGCTCCTACAACATCGTCGGCCGCCGGAAGATCTGGTACGGCATCGCCGTCCTCATGATCCTGGCCTCGGTGCTGATCCCGATCGCCCGCGGCGGCTTCCAGTTCAGCATCGACTTCACGGGCGGCTCGGAGTTCCAGATCTCCGGTCTGAAGAACCCCGACCAGACCATCGCGACCGACACCGTCACGAAGTTCGACTCGAAGGCCACCCCGCTCGTGTCGACCGTGGCCGGCACGACGGTCCGCGTGCAGACGAACCAGCTCACGACGCAGCAGACCGACCGGCTGGGCAACCAGCTGGCCGAGGCGTACGGCGTGCCCCAGAAGAACGTCGCCACATCGTTCATCGGGGCCACCTGGGGCGGGGACATCACCACGCAGGCGATCCGCGGCCTCGTCATCTTCCTGATCCTCGCCGCGATCTTCATGACCATCTACTTCCGCACCTGGAAGATGGCCGCGGCAGCCATGGTGTCCCTGATCCACGACCTCGTGATCACCGCCGGCGTCTACGGGATCCTGGGCTTCCAGGTCTCGCCCGCAGCCGTCATCGGGTTCCTCACGATCCTCGGCTACTCGCTCTACGACACCGTCGTGGTGTTCGACAAGATCCGCGAGAACAACGCCGAAGACAAGAACGGCTCGTCACGCACCTTCGGCGAGTCGGTCAACCTGGCCGTGAACCAGACGCTGGTCCGGTCGATCAACACGTCGGTGGTCGCCCTGCTGCCGGTGGCCGCGATCCTCTTCATCGGCTCGCTGCTCCTCGGCGCCGGCACGCTCCGCGACATCTCGCTCTCGCTGTTCATCGGCATCCTGGTCGGCACGTACTCGACGATCTTCATCGCGGCGCCCGTGTACGCGCAGATCCGGGGCAACGAGGTCGGCGTGCAGAAGTCCGACGCGAAGAAGTCGAAGGCGCAGGTGGCCTCGTGA